In Pirellulales bacterium, the genomic stretch GATGTAGGCGTGGTGGTTCTTCACGCCGGCGGGCGATTTCATGAAGCGCTTCATGAAATCGTCGTCCATCAGAAAGCATTCGGCCAAGGTCACCAGTTGCGGGTTCGACATCGAGCGCAACAGCTCGCCCAGCCGCACGGCCAGGCGATCGATCTCGGCCGGCGTCAGCGGCATGAAATCGGCCGGGTCGACCTCCTCGAAACGGGCCTTGCACACATTGGCCGCGATCAACTGCAATGCGCCCTGATAGAGCTGCGTCGACCCTTCGACGCGCACGAAATCGCCATCGTCGAAATTGCGATAGTCCGACTCCGAGGCGTTCCACATGCGGGCGCTGATCGAACCGGTGCGGTCCGACAACTCGACCTGCAAATAAAGATTGCCGTTGCGATTTGGTCGCAACTGCTTTTGCGAGGCAAGAAAAATCTGGTCGACCGCTTCTTGGTGCCCCAATTGATTCACATAACGCCTGGGCATGCACGCACTTTCTAAGAGCACCGGAAGAAACGGTAGCCGAGGTTGGCTGCCCGCCGCACCTGTGAGGCCTGGGCCCCCGTCAGGGCCGCCGGCGCCTGAAATCGCTTCGTCCGAAGGGCTCAAATGAGAATTGACGACCGCTATCGTGCCCGACATCAGTGCCGGCATCGTCGGCCGAGCCTGGATTCTAGGTACCGTGGCAGAGGGCTTCAAGGGTCGCGATTTACGGGCCGCAAAACGGTGATAGCAACCGGCCATCCCGTCTGGCGACAAACATTGCTTTTGCCGTAGAATCCGCCGCCCGCCCGTGGTCGCAAAGCGTCCAGCGGCAATTTTCTGGGAAGAAAGGATTCGACCCATGAGCAAGGCCACTATCACCGCTACTACGGCGGGAAACAAACGTCGCCCTTGGCCGCTCTACCTGGCGTTGGCCGTGGCTTTGATCGCCTGGTGCGCGCTCGACGTGCAGCGGCGCGGTCGCGTCGATCCCGACAAGCCCAGCGTCCATAAAACCGACTTCACGGCTTACACGATTGCCGGCGCCGCTTTCTTCGACGGACGCGATCCTTACGAAGTGACGAACATCCGTGGTTGGGGATACTGTTACCCACCACTGTTTGCCATGCTGGTTTCGCCGCTCGATGCCCTCGACCCGCGCTGGCAAGTTTCGATCTGGTTCTTTATCAGTGTCGCCGTCGTGGCGGGCCTTTATCACGAAGGCGCGCGCCTTTTCAAGACATTCGCAGCGCTGGCCGGATATCAACCGGGCGACATTGACTTCCCACGGTGGATCGCCTGGGCGGCACTGGCTTTGACCGCGCTACCCGTGATGAATTGCCTGCAGCGCGGCCAGGTCGACGTTTTGAAACTCTATCTGTTGCTGCTCGGCATTCGCTTGAGCATCACGGGCGCGACTTGGCGCGCGTGGCTTGCCGGTGGCGTGGCGATGGCGGCGGCGATCGTGTTGAAGGTGACGCCGGCGCTGCCAGTCGCCTTCGTGTTATTTGTATTGGCTTCCAGGCTCCTCTTCGCACGATCCACAGTGGGCGACCGCCGCCGCGCCAGTACGACGTTCGTCGGCGTGGCAGCAGGTGGCGTGACATTCGCTTTGCTTGTGCCGGCGATGCTTGTCGGCTGGCAGGCCAACCTCGGCTATCTCGATCGCTTCTATCACGACAAACTGACCAAGGCCAACGACCACTTCGAATCGGACAAGACGGGCAACACCCGGTCGTATCGCAATCAGAGCTTCTCGAATGCCGTCATCCGCTTGGGCGATTTTATTGGCTATGAATTCCTGGGCGGCGCCGACGATCGATTGATCGATCGCGAGTGGCGCGATGCCCCGCCGATGGTGATGGACGACCCTGGCGTGGGGCAGGTGTTGCTCGTGGCCCGCGCGGCGGCCGTGGCGCTGTTGCTCTTGGCCGGATTCCTGGCGGTGAAGCGCGGCGATCCGCTCGGCCAGGCAGCGGCGATCGGCCTGGCGTGCGCCGGATCTCTTGTGGTTTCGCCGATCAGCCGTGGGTATTACCACACCGAGTTGTTGCCCGGCGTCTTGCTTCTGCCGCTATGGCTGTTATCGCAAAACATGCGACGCGCCGCATATTGGATGGCATGCGTGCCCGTCGCGCTGGTCATGGCTCATTATCTGGCCCTGCCGATCACCGGCCGCCTCGGCCTGTTGGGAATCGGCACGGCCACCTGGTTTGCCACGGGGTTGACGATGATCGCCGTCGGCGGCCGCCTGACGACAATGCACGACAAACACGTACCTGCGCCGAAGGTCCGACGGCAACTACACCGCGCCGAATCCGTGCAAGCCGGAGCTTAACCGATGAGTTGGACCTATCTGGTGTTGGCCATCGGCTGCGAAGTGGCCGGCACCACCTGCATGAAGCTGTCCAACGGGCTTACCAGGCCGCTCATCTCGCTCTTGATGTTTGGCCTGTACGGGCTGAGCTTGACCCTGCTTACGCTTGCCCTGCGCGGCATCCCCGTCGGCGTTGCCTATGCCGTATGGTCGGGCTTGGGAACCGCGCTCATCGCCGTGATTGCGCTCGTGGCGTTCGGCGAGTCGCTCACCCTGACCAAGGCGGTTTGCCTCGGGTTGATCATTTTGGGCGTGGTCGGCCTGAACATGTCGGGGGGCGGTCACTAGACCGCTCATCGCACATTAGCCCGAAGCGCCAGCGAGGGATGTGCGACGCTGCGAAGAAACCCTCGCTTGCGCTTCGGGCTAATTGTCGATAAAGATTTTGCCCCGGAACGGCCGTGCATTCCGCACGTCGCTTGGCAGTGTACGATAGCCTTACGGCCACGCTCCCTGGTTTCTTTTCGGCATACGAGCATTTTCACGGCGAACAACATGGGGGA encodes the following:
- a CDS encoding glycosyltransferase family 87 protein, whose amino-acid sequence is MSKATITATTAGNKRRPWPLYLALAVALIAWCALDVQRRGRVDPDKPSVHKTDFTAYTIAGAAFFDGRDPYEVTNIRGWGYCYPPLFAMLVSPLDALDPRWQVSIWFFISVAVVAGLYHEGARLFKTFAALAGYQPGDIDFPRWIAWAALALTALPVMNCLQRGQVDVLKLYLLLLGIRLSITGATWRAWLAGGVAMAAAIVLKVTPALPVAFVLFVLASRLLFARSTVGDRRRASTTFVGVAAGGVTFALLVPAMLVGWQANLGYLDRFYHDKLTKANDHFESDKTGNTRSYRNQSFSNAVIRLGDFIGYEFLGGADDRLIDREWRDAPPMVMDDPGVGQVLLVARAAAVALLLLAGFLAVKRGDPLGQAAAIGLACAGSLVVSPISRGYYHTELLPGVLLLPLWLLSQNMRRAAYWMACVPVALVMAHYLALPITGRLGLLGIGTATWFATGLTMIAVGGRLTTMHDKHVPAPKVRRQLHRAESVQAGA
- a CDS encoding multidrug efflux SMR transporter, which produces MSWTYLVLAIGCEVAGTTCMKLSNGLTRPLISLLMFGLYGLSLTLLTLALRGIPVGVAYAVWSGLGTALIAVIALVAFGESLTLTKAVCLGLIILGVVGLNMSGGGH